In Fusobacterium hwasookii, a single window of DNA contains:
- a CDS encoding DUF6683 family protein — protein sequence MGKTFKYLFITIIIGAELFISQPAKAFYTFDPSMGYQYSPEVMNASGNYLLSSMVIDDIGNGKYSSNKKSTKSTPKKVTKSKITFKSNSDSRGLDYFVNRYPANQREQARTYFKTIQDGFPQVAKSVGIPTNDLSTGMAALVAGAYMAYNNVSLNDDYMKPLQKQFKEAFESIPDYDKMSDSDKKYLYDQMVILGMTLAVTQSQNQQNPNPKTTAELRKGGKEVLEGMFGVDASQIKITSSGLSF from the coding sequence ATGGGAAAAACTTTTAAATATTTATTTATTACAATAATTATTGGAGCAGAATTGTTTATATCACAACCTGCAAAAGCATTTTATACTTTTGATCCATCAATGGGTTATCAGTATAGTCCAGAGGTAATGAATGCTTCAGGAAATTATTTGCTTAGTAGTATGGTAATAGATGACATTGGAAACGGAAAATACTCTTCAAATAAAAAATCTACTAAGTCTACTCCTAAAAAAGTAACAAAATCTAAAATAACTTTTAAGTCAAATAGTGATTCAAGAGGATTAGATTATTTTGTTAATAGATATCCAGCAAATCAAAGAGAACAAGCAAGAACTTATTTTAAAACTATACAAGATGGCTTTCCACAAGTAGCAAAATCTGTTGGAATACCTACAAATGATTTATCAACAGGAATGGCTGCCTTAGTTGCAGGAGCATATATGGCTTACAATAATGTTAGCCTTAATGATGACTATATGAAACCTTTACAAAAACAGTTTAAAGAAGCATTTGAAAGTATTCCTGATTATGATAAAATGAGCGATAGCGATAAAAAATATCTTTATGATCAAATGGTAATATTAGGAATGACTTTGGCAGTAACTCAATCTCAAAATCAACAAAATCCTAATCCTAAAACTACTGCTGAATTAAGAAAAGGTGGAAAAGAAGTTCTTGAAGGAATGTTTGGAGTAGATGCAAGTCAAATAAAAATTACATCATCAGGACTTTCTTTCTAA
- a CDS encoding GyrI-like domain-containing protein, translating to MAYTLKAVTIRTNNSEEGIRKIAELWEDVLTEKLPLLSDGIIPISQYSNYESDENGNYDISIVGVEHNFFEDIEKEVEKGLYKKYEAVDENGSVELCTKKAWENVWNDTHSGVLKRAFTVDYESSVPTEFSNDGKAHCYLYIAVK from the coding sequence ATGGCATACACATTAAAAGCAGTTACAATTCGTACAAACAATAGTGAAGAAGGTATTAGAAAAATAGCAGAATTATGGGAAGATGTCTTAACTGAGAAATTACCTCTTTTATCTGATGGAATAATACCTATTTCACAATATAGCAATTATGAAAGTGATGAAAATGGAAATTATGATATTAGTATAGTAGGGGTAGAGCATAATTTTTTTGAAGATATAGAAAAAGAAGTTGAAAAAGGTTTATATAAAAAATATGAAGCTGTTGATGAAAATGGTAGTGTTGAACTTTGTACAAAAAAAGCTTGGGAAAATGTTTGGAATGATACCCATTCTGGAGTATTAAAAAGAGCTTTTACAGTAGATTATGAAAGTTCTGTCCCAACAGAATTTTCAAATGATGGAAAGGCACATTGTTATTTATATATAGCAGTAAAATAA
- a CDS encoding DUF6678 family protein has protein sequence MFESLNPRSAEIIEQSPALYNLKWKGNIEFLLYGHGDNRSGWYYILKNNEQISPTYHYSEINDIFLKKLQKIIDDIESGKYNNKKTPSEKIRLIVEERGLYSLMNNTKWKELITAIKEKIPNIPIKYKILFQEEAPAYYWTMAGDEHFEHLNIASVEWFKISCEIKEIKNRGRLIEDKIIIHDKKAEIYEILEKFYIPYEYDEIENAFIIYGYKS, from the coding sequence ATGTTTGAAAGTTTAAACCCTAGAAGTGCAGAAATAATTGAGCAAAGTCCTGCACTATATAATTTAAAATGGAAAGGAAATATAGAATTTTTATTATATGGACATGGAGATAATCGCTCAGGTTGGTACTACATATTAAAAAACAATGAGCAAATATCTCCTACTTACCATTATAGTGAAATTAATGATATATTCCTTAAAAAATTACAAAAAATAATAGATGATATTGAAAGTGGAAAATATAATAATAAAAAAACTCCTAGTGAAAAGATTAGATTGATAGTTGAAGAAAGAGGACTATATTCCCTTATGAATAATACAAAGTGGAAGGAGCTTATAACTGCTATCAAAGAAAAAATACCTAATATCCCTATAAAATATAAAATATTATTTCAAGAAGAAGCTCCTGCTTACTATTGGACAATGGCAGGAGATGAACATTTCGAACACTTAAATATAGCATCTGTTGAATGGTTTAAAATTTCTTGTGAAATAAAAGAGATTAAAAATAGAGGAAGATTAATTGAAGATAAAATTATTATCCATGATAAAAAAGCAGAAATATATGAGATTTTAGAAAAATTTTATATACCTTATGAATATGATGAGATAGAAAATGCCTTTATAATTTATGGGTATAAAAGTTAA
- the cobA gene encoding uroporphyrinogen-III C-methyltransferase, with protein sequence MKKGKVYIIGAGPGDFELLTLKAKRIIENADCIVYDRLISEDILKLPKKDAELIYLGKGNTEGGLIQDEINQTLVNKCLEGKNVARVKGGDPFVFGRGGEEIEALFKNEIEFEVIPGITSSISVPAYAGIPVTHRGLARSFHIFTGHTMENGKWHNFENIAKLEGTLIFLMGVKNLDLIVNDLIKYGKDSKTPIAIIEKGATKNQRVTVGNLENILELVEKNKILPPAITIIGEVVNLRETFKWFETEKLAKKILVTRDKKQAVEMSENISKRGGIPVELPFIEIENLKIDLKDLEKYKAILFNSPNGVKAFFENIKDIRCLANIKIGAVGVKTKEILEKYKIVPNFVPDEYLVDRLAEDVVKYTDENDNILIVTSDISPCDTDKYNSLYKRNYEKVVAYNTKKLKVDREKVLETLKDIDIITFLSSSTVEAFYESLDGDFFVLGDKKIASIGPMTSETIRRLGMKVDYEAKKYIANGVLDVIFGV encoded by the coding sequence ATGAAAAAAGGAAAAGTATATATAATTGGGGCAGGACCAGGAGATTTTGAGCTATTAACATTGAAAGCTAAAAGAATTATTGAGAATGCAGATTGTATTGTATACGATAGATTAATTAGTGAAGATATATTAAAACTTCCAAAAAAAGATGCAGAACTTATATATCTTGGAAAAGGAAATACTGAGGGAGGTTTAATTCAAGATGAAATAAATCAAACTCTTGTAAATAAATGTCTTGAAGGAAAAAATGTTGCCAGAGTAAAAGGTGGAGATCCTTTTGTTTTTGGTAGAGGTGGAGAAGAAATTGAAGCCTTATTTAAAAATGAAATAGAATTTGAAGTTATACCAGGAATAACTTCTTCAATATCTGTACCAGCCTATGCAGGAATACCTGTAACACATAGAGGACTTGCAAGGTCTTTTCATATTTTTACAGGGCATACTATGGAAAATGGAAAGTGGCATAATTTTGAAAATATTGCAAAATTAGAAGGAACTTTAATTTTTTTAATGGGAGTTAAAAATTTAGATTTAATAGTAAATGATTTAATAAAATATGGTAAAGATAGTAAAACTCCTATTGCTATTATAGAAAAAGGGGCAACTAAAAATCAAAGAGTAACAGTTGGAAATTTAGAAAATATTTTAGAACTTGTTGAAAAAAATAAAATACTTCCTCCTGCAATAACTATAATTGGAGAAGTAGTTAATTTAAGAGAAACTTTTAAATGGTTTGAAACTGAAAAACTTGCTAAAAAAATATTAGTAACAAGAGATAAAAAACAAGCTGTTGAAATGTCTGAAAATATTTCTAAAAGAGGAGGAATTCCTGTTGAATTACCTTTTATAGAAATAGAAAATTTAAAGATTGATTTAAAAGATTTAGAAAAGTATAAGGCTATTTTATTCAACTCACCTAATGGAGTAAAAGCCTTTTTTGAAAATATAAAGGATATAAGATGTTTAGCAAATATAAAAATTGGAGCTGTTGGAGTCAAAACTAAAGAAATTTTAGAAAAATATAAAATAGTTCCAAATTTTGTCCCTGATGAATATTTAGTGGATAGATTGGCAGAAGATGTAGTTAAATATACAGATGAAAATGATAATATTTTAATAGTTACTTCTGATATTTCTCCTTGTGATACAGATAAGTATAATTCTCTATATAAAAGAAATTATGAAAAGGTTGTAGCTTACAACACCAAAAAATTAAAAGTTGATAGAGAGAAAGTACTTGAAACTTTAAAAGATATAGATATTATAACTTTTTTAAGTTCGTCAACAGTGGAAGCTTTTTATGAAAGTTTAGATGGAGATTTCTTTGTTTTAGGAGATAAAAAAATTGCTTCTATTGGACCTATGACAAGTGAAACTATAAGAAGATTAGGAATGAAAGTTGATTATGAAGCTAAAAAATATATAGCTAATGGTGTTCTTGATGTAATATTTGGAGTATAG
- a CDS encoding DNA-3-methyladenine glycosylase I translates to MKKIIRCDWANKSELEQKYHDEEWAVPVHDDKKLFKMLILEGKQAGLSWTTVLSKMDTLCEEFDDFDPNIIIKYDDKKVEDLLKNEGVIRNKLKINAVITNAKEYFKLCEEFGSLDKYLWAYVDNKPIKNSWTKIEEVPAKTELSDKISKDLKKRGFKFVGSTIIYAFMQAVGMVNDHLVTCSFYNNTEEKK, encoded by the coding sequence ATGAAGAAAATAATAAGATGTGATTGGGCAAACAAAAGTGAATTAGAACAAAAATATCATGATGAAGAATGGGCTGTGCCTGTTCATGATGATAAAAAACTTTTTAAAATGCTGATTTTAGAAGGAAAACAAGCTGGTTTAAGTTGGACTACTGTTCTTTCTAAAATGGATACTTTATGTGAGGAATTTGATGACTTTGACCCTAATATCATTATAAAATATGATGACAAAAAAGTAGAAGATCTTTTAAAAAATGAGGGAGTAATAAGAAATAAATTAAAGATAAATGCTGTTATTACTAATGCTAAGGAATATTTTAAACTTTGTGAAGAGTTTGGTTCATTAGATAAATATTTATGGGCTTATGTAGATAATAAACCAATTAAAAATTCATGGACAAAGATTGAAGAAGTACCAGCTAAAACAGAGTTATCAGATAAAATAAGTAAAGATTTAAAAAAGAGAGGTTTTAAATTTGTAGGAAGTACCATAATCTATGCTTTTATGCAAGCAGTAGGAATGGTAAATGACCATTTAGTAACTTGTTCTTTTTATAATAACACAGAGGAGAAAAAATGA
- the hemC gene encoding hydroxymethylbilane synthase yields the protein MKKNIVIGSRGSILALAQANLVKNNLEANYPELSFEIKEIVTSGDKDLKSNWENNDVSLKSFFTKEIEQELLDGDIDIAVHSMKDMPAVSPKGLICGAIPDREDPRDVLVSKNGFLVTLPKGAKIGTSSLRRAMNLKAVRPDFEIKHLRGNIHTRLKKLEIEDYDAIVLAAAGLKRTGLADKITEYLNGEVFPPAPAQGVLYIQCREDDEEIKEILKSIHNEAVAKIVEIEREFSKIFDGGCHTPMGCYSQINGDKIKFTAAYSDEGKQIKAIVEDNLEKGKEIAYMAAEEIKKKINKGIIQ from the coding sequence ATGAAAAAAAATATTGTAATTGGTAGTAGAGGAAGTATATTGGCTCTTGCTCAAGCAAATCTTGTTAAAAATAATTTAGAAGCTAATTATCCAGAATTAAGTTTTGAAATAAAAGAAATAGTAACAAGTGGAGATAAGGATTTAAAATCAAATTGGGAAAATAATGATGTTTCTTTAAAAAGTTTTTTTACTAAAGAAATTGAACAAGAGTTATTAGATGGAGATATAGACATTGCAGTTCATTCTATGAAAGATATGCCTGCTGTATCACCTAAAGGCTTGATTTGTGGGGCTATTCCAGATAGAGAAGACCCAAGAGATGTATTGGTTTCAAAAAATGGCTTTTTAGTAACTTTACCAAAAGGAGCTAAGATTGGAACAAGTTCACTTAGAAGAGCAATGAATTTAAAAGCAGTAAGACCTGATTTTGAGATTAAACACTTAAGAGGAAATATTCATACAAGACTTAAAAAATTAGAAATAGAAGATTATGATGCAATTGTTTTAGCTGCTGCTGGCCTTAAAAGAACTGGTTTAGCAGATAAAATAACTGAGTATCTAAATGGAGAAGTATTTCCACCTGCACCTGCACAAGGTGTTCTATACATTCAATGTAGAGAAGATGATGAAGAAATAAAAGAAATTTTAAAATCTATCCATAATGAAGCTGTTGCAAAGATTGTTGAGATAGAAAGAGAATTTTCTAAAATTTTTGATGGAGGTTGTCATACTCCTATGGGTTGTTATTCTCAAATAAATGGAGATAAAATAAAATTTACTGCTGCTTATTCAGATGAAGGAAAACAAATAAAAGCTATTGTTGAAGATAATTTAGAAAAAGGAAAAGAAATTGCATATATGGCAGCAGAAGAAATTAAGAAAAAAATAAATAAAGGAATTATTCAATAA
- a CDS encoding glutamyl-tRNA reductase: protein MLDLGNIVVIGTSHENLSLLEREEFMRTRPKYIIERLYSEKSINAYINLSTCLRTEFYIELNSNVDINEIKNLFSVDMVVKSGIEAIDYLFKVSCGFYSVIKGEDQILAQVKGAHAEALENEHSSKFLNIIFSKAIELGKKFRTKSMIAHNALSLEAISLKFIKSKFHTIEDKNIFILGIGELAQDILTLLTKEDLKNIYITNRTYHKAEQIKKKFDIVNIVDYKEKYKEMIEADVIISATSAPHIVVEYDKFIPKMKEDKDYLFIDLAVPRDVDERLADFKNIEICNLDDIWEVYNQNSINRDKLLEDYSYLIDEQMEKLIKSLNYYKKEKTDTFVENTIQQGLL, encoded by the coding sequence ATGTTAGACTTAGGAAATATCGTTGTTATAGGTACTTCTCATGAAAATTTATCTTTACTTGAAAGAGAAGAATTTATGAGAACAAGACCAAAATATATTATTGAAAGATTATATTCAGAAAAAAGTATAAATGCCTATATAAATTTATCAACTTGTCTTAGAACTGAATTCTATATTGAATTAAATTCAAATGTAGATATTAACGAAATTAAAAATTTATTTTCAGTAGATATGGTTGTAAAAAGTGGAATAGAAGCTATTGACTATTTATTTAAAGTGAGTTGTGGATTTTATTCAGTTATAAAAGGTGAAGACCAAATCTTAGCACAAGTTAAAGGAGCTCATGCTGAAGCACTTGAAAATGAACACAGCTCAAAATTTTTAAATATTATTTTTAGTAAGGCAATAGAATTAGGTAAAAAATTTAGAACAAAATCTATGATAGCACATAATGCATTATCATTAGAAGCAATATCTTTAAAATTTATAAAATCTAAATTTCATACTATAGAAGATAAAAATATTTTTATTTTAGGAATTGGAGAACTTGCACAGGATATTTTAACTTTATTAACAAAAGAAGATTTAAAAAATATCTATATAACAAATAGAACTTATCACAAGGCAGAACAGATTAAAAAGAAATTTGACATTGTAAATATAGTTGACTATAAAGAAAAATATAAAGAAATGATAGAAGCTGATGTAATTATATCTGCTACTTCAGCTCCACATATAGTTGTTGAGTATGATAAGTTTATACCTAAAATGAAAGAAGATAAAGATTATCTTTTTATTGATTTAGCAGTCCCAAGAGATGTTGATGAAAGACTTGCTGATTTTAAAAATATAGAAATCTGTAATCTAGATGATATTTGGGAAGTTTATAATCAAAATTCTATAAATAGAGATAAACTTTTAGAAGATTACTCATATTTAATTGATGAACAAATGGAGAAATTAATAAAGTCATTAAATTACTATAAAAAAGAAAAAACAGATACATTTGTTGAAAATACAATACAACAGGGATTGTTATAG
- a CDS encoding RluA family pseudouridine synthase — protein sequence MKKYIVEHEYDGYEIGTYLKETKGYSSRGLRNLEIYLNGKRIKNNAKKIKKLNRIVIIEKEKSTGIKAMDIPIDIAYEDENLLIVNKEPYIIVHPTQKKVDKTLANAVVNYFEKTLGKTLVPRFYNRLDMNTSGLIIVTKNAYTQAFLQDKTEVKKTYKVIASGIIEKDDFFIEIPIGKIGDDLRRIELSEKNGGKSAKTHIKVLERNYEKNITFLEARLYTGRTHQIRAHLSLIGHSLVGDELYGGNMEIAKRQMLHAFKLEFQNPKTLENLKIEIDIPIDMKEVLK from the coding sequence ATGAAAAAATATATAGTAGAACATGAATATGATGGTTATGAAATTGGAACTTATTTAAAAGAAACAAAAGGATATTCAAGTAGAGGTTTGAGAAATTTAGAAATTTATTTGAATGGAAAAAGAATAAAAAATAATGCAAAAAAAATAAAAAAATTAAATAGAATAGTGATAATTGAAAAAGAAAAAAGTACAGGTATAAAGGCTATGGATATTCCTATTGATATAGCCTATGAAGATGAAAATTTACTTATAGTCAATAAAGAACCATATATCATTGTTCATCCTACACAAAAAAAAGTAGATAAAACTTTGGCAAATGCTGTTGTAAATTATTTTGAAAAAACTTTAGGAAAAACATTAGTTCCTAGATTTTACAATCGTTTGGATATGAATACATCAGGACTTATAATAGTTACAAAGAATGCCTACACTCAAGCTTTTCTTCAAGATAAAACAGAAGTTAAAAAGACCTATAAAGTTATTGCAAGTGGAATAATAGAAAAAGATGATTTCTTTATTGAAATACCTATTGGAAAAATAGGTGATGATTTAAGAAGAATAGAGCTTTCTGAAAAAAATGGAGGAAAATCTGCAAAAACTCACATAAAAGTTTTAGAAAGAAACTATGAAAAAAATATTACTTTTCTTGAGGCAAGGCTATATACTGGTAGAACTCATCAAATAAGAGCTCATTTATCGCTCATAGGTCACTCTTTGGTAGGAGACGAACTTTATGGTGGAAATATGGAAATAGCAAAAAGACAAATGCTTCATGCTTTTAAATTAGAATTTCAAAATCCAAAAACATTGGAAAATTTAAAAATTGAAATTGATATTCCTATTGATATGAAAGAAGTTTTAAAGTAA
- the gap gene encoding type I glyceraldehyde-3-phosphate dehydrogenase: MAVKVAINGFGRIGRLALRVMSKNKDFDVVAINDLTDAKTLAHLFKYDSAQGRFDGTIEVTDDGFVVNGDSIKVFAKANPEELPWGDLGVDVVLECTGFFTSKEKAEAHIKAGAKKVVISAPATGDLKTVVYNVNDNILDGSETVISGASCTTNCLAPMAKVLNDKFGIVEGLMTTIHAYTNDQNTLDAPHKKGDLRRARAAAENIVPNTTGAAKAIGLVIPELKGKLDGAAQRVPVITGSITELVTVLEKEATVEEINAAMKAASNESFGYTEEELVSSDVIGISFGSLFDATQTKVLSVGGKQLVKTVAWYDNEMSYTSQLIRTLKKFVEISK, translated from the coding sequence ATGGCAGTAAAAGTTGCAATTAATGGATTTGGAAGAATAGGAAGATTAGCATTAAGAGTTATGAGTAAAAATAAGGATTTTGATGTTGTTGCTATCAATGACTTAACTGATGCAAAAACATTAGCACATCTTTTTAAATATGATTCAGCACAAGGAAGATTTGATGGAACTATTGAAGTTACAGATGATGGTTTTGTAGTAAATGGAGATAGTATAAAAGTATTTGCTAAAGCTAACCCAGAAGAATTACCTTGGGGAGATTTAGGAGTAGATGTAGTACTAGAATGTACAGGTTTCTTTACAAGTAAAGAAAAAGCAGAAGCTCATATCAAAGCAGGAGCTAAAAAAGTTGTTATCTCTGCACCAGCTACAGGAGATTTAAAAACTGTTGTTTACAATGTAAATGACAATATCTTAGATGGAAGTGAAACAGTAATATCAGGAGCTTCTTGTACAACTAACTGTCTTGCTCCAATGGCAAAAGTTTTAAATGATAAATTTGGAATTGTTGAGGGATTAATGACAACTATCCATGCTTATACAAATGACCAAAATACATTAGATGCTCCTCATAAAAAAGGAGATTTAAGAAGAGCTAGAGCTGCTGCTGAAAATATAGTTCCTAATACAACTGGAGCTGCAAAAGCTATTGGACTTGTTATCCCTGAATTAAAAGGAAAACTAGATGGAGCTGCTCAAAGAGTACCTGTTATAACTGGTTCAATCACTGAACTTGTAACAGTATTAGAAAAAGAAGCAACTGTTGAAGAAATCAATGCTGCTATGAAAGCTGCAAGCAATGAATCTTTTGGATATACTGAAGAAGAATTAGTATCAAGTGATGTTATTGGAATTAGTTTTGGTTCATTATTTGATGCAACTCAAACAAAAGTTTTATCAGTTGGAGGAAAACAATTAGTTAAAACTGTTGCTTGGTATGATAATGAAATGTCTTACACTTCTCAACTTATAAGAACATTAAAGAAATTTGTTGAAATTTCTAAATAA